Part of the Nostoc sp. ATCC 53789 genome, CGTGGATGTACCTGATTTTACTAGGATTCACGCTGCTGTTACTATTAGTCGATGGCTGGGCGATCGCTACAGCTTTAACTACTGCACAATTAACTTAAAATTGGCATAGGGCATTGGGCATGGGTCAAGAATCAATCAATAGTTCTTCTTCCCCTGCTTCCCCTGCTTCCCCATCTCCATATCTCCCCACTCCCCTTGAATAAGGTAACACTCAGGCTAGAGCAAGTTAATCTGTTTACAAAGCTGAAAACCCAACTTCCAGGCAATCAGCAAGGGTATCCCATATTGCGAGATATTGACTTGGAAGTATTTCAGGGCGAACGTATTGCAATTGTAGGGTCAGTAGGCGCTGGTAAAACTTCGTTATTACGCCTCATCAACCGCCTAATTGAACCCACCAGTGGCAAAATCTATCTAGAAAATCAAGAATATCGCCAAATTCCTGTCATCCAGCTACGCCAGATGGTTGTACTTGTATTGCAAGAGTCAAAGCTGTTAGGGATGACAGTTCAGCAAACCTTGGCTTATCCTTTAGTTTTGCGTGGTTTGCCCAAACAGACAATTCAGCAACAAGTCAGTTATTGGACAGAACAACTGCACATTCCCAATGAATGGTTAGGGCGAACTGAGGTACAACTTTCTGCTGGACAACGACAACTAGTAGCGATCGCTCGTGCCTTACTCATCCAGCCTAAAATATTATTATTAGACGAGCCAACCTCTGCCCTTGATGCTGGTACAGCTTCCCATCTCATGCAAGTCTTAAACCAGTTGAGTCAAACTCATCAAACCACGATTCTGATGGTAAATCACCAACTGGAACTTGCCCAAATGTTTTGTACTCGATTATTACACCTAAAACAAGGTCATTTATCCACAAATCAAACAGTCTCTGAGATAGACTGGCTTGAATTACGAGAAACCTTAATTCAAGCAGAAGCTCAAGACGATTTTGGATTTTGAACGGGTCAGGAGACAGAAATCAAGAGTCGTTATCTAACCTTCCCAATTCCCAATTCCCAACTCTTTATCAAACTTGACTACTAGTAAGTGTTGAACGTTGATTATTAAATCTCTCTCTAGCTAACTTTGTTGTTTGTGATTGTGAAATATTGGTATTCAAAATTTCCATGTTAAAACGGTATCCTACATTGCGGATAGTTTGAATCAAGTTTGGTTGGCGAGGATCAAGTTCAACCTTTTTCCGCAGCGATAAAACGTGAGTATCAATGGTACGAGGGTTATCAATAGCGTCAGGCCAAGCACGACGCAGTAATTCCGACCTACTCAGAGGTACTCCCCCAGCTTGTGCCAAAACGTACAATAAACTGAATTCTTGGGGCGTTAAGTCGATAAACTCTCCCTGGAAGCGGACACGGCGCTGGACTAAATCTATTTGCAAAGTGCCATAATCCAAATAAGCTGGTGCAGTAGGTGTGCGTTTCCGGCGAATCAGTGCCTCTACCCGTGCCAAAAACTCTTGCATCCCAAAAGGTTTACTCAGGTAATCATCTGCACCCGCCTTTAAACCTGCGACGATATCACCTTCACTATTACGAGCAGATAGCATTAAGATTAGAGGCTGCTGCTGACGATGCAACCAACGACAAAACTCAATGCCATCACCATCAGGCAGGTCTGCATCCAATACTACCAGTGTTGGTTGATGGCTTAAAAATACTTCCCTTGCTTGATAAATACTGGCAGCTTGATGCACACGGTATTCCAGCTGTTGCAAGTGCCAACCCAACAACGACCTCAGATGGGGATTCCCCTCAATGATTTCTATACAAACCGAACCCACGGCGGCAAGACCCCTTAGCGTCTGATGACTTTCAAAGTAACAAGCCCATCTCTAAGGTTTTGTAGCCTTTGTTACTTCAACTGCTATTAGCTTTACATTTCCTCATAAAAAACGTGGCAAAATCTTTAATTTATGCCTTGGCGATAGGGGATTAGAAATATTATTAAATTTTTATTAAATTTCTCAGCAGTGTTGTTAGACGTATCAAAAATTCTTGTAGCTTAACATTCTGCTTTTTATGGGTGTAATGTGGGAATATCTATAACCAATCAGCAAAACGTTAATACAACAGCTTTTCAACCTGATAGTAAAAGTAGATTTCTCAGCAAAATTACTGCCCTTATCCAGGAATATAACACCAATACAATTGGGTCATTGAATATGAAAATCAGACAAATAACTGAGCAGATAACTAGAATCGGTGTTTTCTGGAATAGGATTAAAGTAGCGTGTAGCTGCTATGAGGGTACTACCCAAAGTAGATGTGTAGACTTTGAGTTGATGTCAAAGTAAAATTACACTTCACATTTGAGCGTGAATCATTTACAATTCTCATTCCAAGAGATTAATACAGCAGTTATGCTCCAAGACACACAAACCATCCGCTATTACCAAAGACTCACCGACGCCTTCGCCGAGTTATGGAATCGCGGTTATCGCACGGATGATATGCGGATGTATTTGGATGGATATCTAGCCGCATTGCGACAAAGTAACGTCATTGAACCTTATCTGATTCATCGTCTAGAAGAGGAGGCCAGCCGCTTCTTGTACGATGGGTCAAATTTTGCAGTGCCGCAACCACAGCCACAACCAGATTACTACTAAGTACCATTTAGTTGGTCATTAATAGTAACCGTTAATTACCGCAGATGATTATAGCATATTATCTGTATTGGTCAACGGGTTGCCGTGGTGTGAGATTTTGGAGATATTGTATTGATTAAACGCATCCCCTCAGCCTTATATTGGTTTTGCCAATGTGACTGAGGGGATTGTTGACTAAAACCTATTAAAAAGCCTTGAAAGGGGAGATAAATAGTGTCTCTCCTTTCAAGGGCATTAAAAATGGCACATTGCCTTGATAAAGAAGCGCAAATTGAGCGTATTCCCTCTACTTTACTTAGAGAGACATTAGGAAGCTAGTGCTACTTCTACCTTTTGTTGCAATTCACCTTTTTGGTAAAGTTCAATCAAGATATCAGAACCGCCAACAAATTCACCATTGATATACACTTGGGGAATTGTTGGCCAGTTAGAGTATTCTTTAATTCCTTGACGGATTTCAGAGTCTGAGAGAACATCAACCGTCTCGAAGGGAACTCCCAAGGTATTGAGAATCTGCACAACGTTGTTGGAGAAACCACATTGGGGCATTAACTTGTTTCCCTTCATAAAAACTAGAATTTTGTTCTGTTCTAGCAAGTTATCAATTTTCTCTTTGATTTCTGGTGTCATGGTATTTGTATTTCCTATGTTGCATTCAACGATGATGACTGAGGAGTTAAAAATTTTATAACTCCTAACTCCTATACTCCTAACTTTAGGAACTTGCTGTAGCTTGCCAAGCTTCGGGAGTGTATGTTTTTACCGCCAAGGCATGAATCGCTTCAGTTGACATAGCTTGACCCAACGCACCATAAACTAACTGGTGCTGTTGCACTAGTCCTTTACCTGCAAAGTGCGATGAAACTACTGTCACTTGATAGTGGTCGCCGCCACCAGTCAAGTCTTGCACCTGAACCTGTGCGTCTGGCAGTTCCGCCTTGATCATTGCCTCAACCTGCTGCGGACTAATCATCGCAATTCCTGAAAAAACTTACTTTTCTATTATTAACAGATATGGAGTAAATGCCCGTGCCAACTTCAGG contains:
- a CDS encoding response regulator transcription factor, with protein sequence MGSVCIEIIEGNPHLRSLLGWHLQQLEYRVHQAASIYQAREVFLSHQPTLVVLDADLPDGDGIEFCRWLHRQQQPLILMLSARNSEGDIVAGLKAGADDYLSKPFGMQEFLARVEALIRRKRTPTAPAYLDYGTLQIDLVQRRVRFQGEFIDLTPQEFSLLYVLAQAGGVPLSRSELLRRAWPDAIDNPRTIDTHVLSLRKKVELDPRQPNLIQTIRNVGYRFNMEILNTNISQSQTTKLARERFNNQRSTLTSSQV
- the grxD gene encoding Grx4 family monothiol glutaredoxin, with amino-acid sequence MTPEIKEKIDNLLEQNKILVFMKGNKLMPQCGFSNNVVQILNTLGVPFETVDVLSDSEIRQGIKEYSNWPTIPQVYINGEFVGGSDILIELYQKGELQQKVEVALAS
- a CDS encoding ATP-binding cassette domain-containing protein produces the protein MNKVTLRLEQVNLFTKLKTQLPGNQQGYPILRDIDLEVFQGERIAIVGSVGAGKTSLLRLINRLIEPTSGKIYLENQEYRQIPVIQLRQMVVLVLQESKLLGMTVQQTLAYPLVLRGLPKQTIQQQVSYWTEQLHIPNEWLGRTEVQLSAGQRQLVAIARALLIQPKILLLDEPTSALDAGTASHLMQVLNQLSQTHQTTILMVNHQLELAQMFCTRLLHLKQGHLSTNQTVSEIDWLELRETLIQAEAQDDFGF
- a CDS encoding DUF6761 family protein, with the protein product MLQDTQTIRYYQRLTDAFAELWNRGYRTDDMRMYLDGYLAALRQSNVIEPYLIHRLEEEASRFLYDGSNFAVPQPQPQPDYY
- a CDS encoding BolA family transcriptional regulator: MISPQQVEAMIKAELPDAQVQVQDLTGGGDHYQVTVVSSHFAGKGLVQQHQLVYGALGQAMSTEAIHALAVKTYTPEAWQATASS